CTAACAAAGCACCATCCAAAACTGGGGGTTACTTGACCATCCAacagacttaaatgaaaagtttttgaaagttgAATTTGGCTCcattatcaaaatttgggaaCGAGTATCTAGGATCGAATCTCCTGGCAAAACCCTCGGATTGGAGAATTTGACTGATCGGAATAGTATGGGATTCAATCGAAATCTTTGAAGGGGTAGAGTACTAATCTGACATCTAAATTCTAATTCTAATAATAAAAATCAAGCAAATGGACATTTAGTCTTATCGGGAATAAAACATGTTTGAGGAAGAGAGAAAAAAGAAATCTGAATCTAAATTTAAAACCAAGTGCTCAAAAAATCTCCCAAGTGGCAATATGAAAATATCTGTAGGATACCGACTTATGTACCCCTAAAATTGTCTCCATCGATGAGTACTCTAATTCGGTCTTTATAacacacaaataaattatatttgtaAGCAGAGTACGATCAGGAAGCAAATTTTGAGGTAGATTATTCGTAGGCCGCCTAACCTCTTAAATATAATCGCAATCATAAAGATTGGGACATtaagagactcaaatgaaatctaTTTAGAGTTAGAGCATTGATCAGGCACCAAAAATTATGGCGTAGTTCCCCACGCCACTCCAAAGCTCCTGATCAGATATGTAGTCTGATGAAGACACTAAGaagttcaaatgaaaagtatggagAAGTTGAGTACGAATACGCTATCCAAATTTCATGATTCGAGGCCCAAAGTCACCCCAGTGGAGTTTAATGTCAGACTGGATTATATGGAacctaaatgaaaggtttttgtaaTTAAAGTATTTCATATTTTCTCCCTCTTTTTTTCAGACCACTACAGATGCTGATGCAGAAGATCCAAATGCACCCAAGCGAGATAATTGGGGAAATGACCTGGAATTTTTAATGTCCTGCATTGCCCTCTCCGTTGGCTTGGGTAATGTGTGGCGATTTCCATTCATTGCTCTGCAAAATGGCGGTGGAGCCTTTTTAATACCCTATCTCATAACGCTTGTGTTGGTGGGCAAACCAATCTATTATTTGGAAATGATCATGGGACAATTTTCAAGTCGTGGAAGTGTCAAGGTATATGACTATGCGCCCATTATGAGAGGTAATGACGAAGATTAGCGATAGCCCAGAAATTAATAATAACGATCCTCTTTAGGCATTGGTTTTGGCCAGTTTATTGCTGTATTTTTAATAGGCACTTTTTATTCCTCTCTAATGGCTTTGACATTACGTTACCTGATTGATTCcttctatgccatattgcctTGGAGTTATTGTCGCGAAGAATGGGGTGACATGTGTATAGACTCCAATTACAAAGCCCAATCCGAAAACCAAAAGCTGGACGAAGGCATTGGCCTGAAAAAAACTTCTGCCGAGTTTTATTTTGTGTAAGACtcttttaaaaacaaatgaatAGAAACTTTAATGCTGTCATACGTTTAATGCAGCAATATAATTCTGCGGGAGAAGGACAACATCGATGATGGCATTGGAGTACCCAATTGGACACTGGTTCTTACTTTGGCATTTTCATGGCTAAGCATTGCAGCCGTTGTCTTTAAGGGTATCAAGAGCTCGGGCAAAGCCTCCTACTTCTTGGCCATATTCCCCTATGTGGTCATGCTGATACTTCTCATACGCTCGCTAACATTACCAGGAGCTTTTGATGGGGTTCTATTTTTCCTAAAGCCTCAATGGGACAAGCTACTCGATGCCAAAGTATGGTATTCTGCTGTTACTCAAGTCTTCTTCTCGCTGTCTATTTGTTATGGAAGTATTGTCATGTATGCCTCTTATAACCGTTTTCAGCACAACATCAGGAGGTAAGATTAGAATCTGCAATTCTAATATGGAACGTCTgaactttaaatatttttagggATTGCAACATTGTAGCCACATTGGACACATTGACCTCATTACTT
The genomic region above belongs to Stomoxys calcitrans chromosome 5, idStoCalc2.1, whole genome shotgun sequence and contains:
- the LOC106087555 gene encoding sodium-dependent nutrient amino acid transporter 1; amino-acid sequence: MSQATGMDNPAYKKSQSDLSSTPEDDFWQNTTTDADAEDPNAPKRDNWGNDLEFLMSCIALSVGLGNVWRFPFIALQNGGGAFLIPYLITLVLVGKPIYYLEMIMGQFSSRGSVKVYDYAPIMRGIGFGQFIAVFLIGTFYSSLMALTLRYLIDSFYAILPWSYCREEWGDMCIDSNYKAQSENQKLDEGIGLKKTSAEFYFVNIILREKDNIDDGIGVPNWTLVLTLAFSWLSIAAVVFKGIKSSGKASYFLAIFPYVVMLILLIRSLTLPGAFDGVLFFLKPQWDKLLDAKVWYSAVTQVFFSLSICYGSIVMYASYNRFQHNIRRDCNIVATLDTLTSLLSGIIIFGILGNLAYESNTNDVQSVVKEGPGLAFISYPDAIAKFNAVPQVFSVLFFLMLFILGVGTNAGVFSTVITVICDRFTTAKRWMVVLVTAVVCYCFGLMYVTPGGQFMLSYIDFYGVTFVAIVLAIFELISAAWIYGVKNICRDIKFMLNVNTSIYYRICWSIITPIFVTAILIYMLVEYEPLQYNGVPYPDELYVIGWCISAVGIGQLLIWGFYAWHNGPSELSFSERFKHAFKPLPDWGPRNLKNLKRYQQFVADHQTLSGQKNGFWAKFYDNIFGA